From one Aulosira sp. FACHB-615 genomic stretch:
- a CDS encoding form I ribulose bisphosphate carboxylase large subunit, producing MSYAQTKTQSKAGYKAGVQDYRLTYYTPDYTPKDTDLLAAFRVTPQPGVPFEEAAAAVAAESSTGTWTTVWTDLLTDLDRYKGRCYDIEPVPGEDNQFIAYIAYPLDLFEEGSITNVLTSIVGNVFGFKALRALRLEDLRFPVAYIKTFQGPPHGIQVERDKLNKYGRPLLGCTIKPKLGLSAKNYGRAVYECLRGGLDFTKDDENINSAPFQRWRDRFLFVSDAISKAQAETGEIKGHYLNVTAPTCEEMLKRAEYAKELNQPIIMHDYLTAGFTANTTLARWCRDNGVLLHIHRAMHAVIDRQKNHGIHFRVLAKALRLSGGDHIHTGTVVGKLEGERGITMGFVDLLRENYVEQDKSRGIYFTQDWASLPGVLAVASGGIHVWHMPALVEIFGDDSVLQFGGGTLGHPWGNAPGATANRVALEAVVQARNEGRNLAREGNDIIREAAKWSPELAAACELWKEIKFEFEAVDTV from the coding sequence ATGTCTTACGCTCAAACGAAGACTCAGTCAAAAGCTGGGTATAAAGCCGGGGTTCAAGATTACAGACTAACTTATTACACACCTGATTACACACCTAAAGATACGGATCTTCTGGCGGCGTTCCGTGTTACACCCCAGCCTGGAGTTCCCTTTGAAGAAGCAGCTGCGGCTGTAGCGGCTGAGTCTTCTACTGGTACTTGGACAACCGTATGGACAGACTTATTAACCGATCTAGATCGTTACAAAGGTCGTTGCTACGATATCGAACCAGTTCCTGGCGAAGACAACCAGTTTATTGCCTACATTGCCTATCCTCTGGATCTCTTTGAAGAAGGCTCCATCACCAACGTTTTAACCTCAATTGTAGGTAACGTATTTGGTTTTAAAGCTTTGCGGGCATTGCGTTTAGAAGACCTTCGCTTTCCTGTTGCTTACATTAAAACCTTCCAAGGGCCTCCTCACGGTATCCAAGTTGAGCGTGACAAATTAAACAAATACGGTCGTCCTTTGTTGGGTTGTACAATTAAGCCCAAACTAGGTTTGTCTGCTAAGAACTACGGACGCGCTGTATACGAGTGTTTGCGCGGTGGTTTGGACTTCACCAAAGACGACGAAAACATCAACTCTGCACCATTCCAAAGATGGCGCGATCGCTTCTTGTTCGTGTCTGATGCTATCAGCAAAGCACAAGCAGAAACCGGCGAAATCAAAGGTCACTACCTCAACGTGACTGCTCCTACCTGTGAAGAAATGCTGAAGCGGGCTGAATACGCTAAAGAACTCAATCAGCCCATCATCATGCACGACTACCTAACAGCAGGTTTCACCGCTAACACCACCTTGGCTCGTTGGTGTCGTGACAACGGCGTTCTCCTGCACATCCACCGCGCGATGCACGCAGTAATCGACCGTCAAAAGAACCACGGTATCCACTTCCGTGTATTAGCTAAAGCCCTACGTTTATCTGGTGGTGACCACATCCACACCGGTACAGTTGTAGGTAAATTGGAAGGTGAACGTGGTATTACAATGGGCTTCGTTGACCTGTTGCGGGAAAACTACGTTGAGCAAGACAAGTCTCGCGGTATCTACTTTACCCAAGATTGGGCTTCTCTACCTGGTGTATTGGCAGTTGCTTCCGGTGGTATCCACGTATGGCACATGCCCGCGTTGGTTGAAATCTTTGGTGATGACTCCGTACTACAATTCGGTGGTGGTACACTTGGACACCCTTGGGGTAATGCTCCTGGTGCTACTGCTAACCGTGTAGCGTTAGAAGCAGTAGTCCAAGCTCGTAACGAAGGCCGCAACTTGGCTCGTGAAGGTAACGATATCATCCGTGAAGCCGCTAAGTGGTCTCCTGAATTGGCTGCGGCTTGCGAACTGTGGAAAGAAATCAAGTTCGAGTTTGAGGCAGTTGATACCGTCTGA
- a CDS encoding type II toxin-antitoxin system Phd/YefM family antitoxin: protein MSSLPVNEAQKQLQQLIDQVAEQGKPVIIQGDRGNAILLSEQDWSAIQETLYLLSVPGMRESIKEGLATPIQECNEELNW from the coding sequence ATGTCTTCGCTTCCTGTCAACGAAGCTCAAAAACAGTTGCAACAGCTAATCGACCAAGTTGCAGAACAAGGTAAACCTGTAATTATTCAAGGCGATCGCGGTAATGCTATTCTGCTGTCAGAACAGGATTGGTCTGCAATTCAAGAAACTCTCTACTTGTTATCTGTTCCTGGAATGCGAGAATCTATCAAAGAAGGACTAGCAACTCCTATTCAAGAATGCAATGAGGAATTGAATTGGTGA
- a CDS encoding Txe/YoeB family addiction module toxin, protein MSWRLVYTKQAQKDAKKLAASNLKEQAEELLAILEQNPWQNPPPYEKLVGDLIGAYSRRINIQHRLVYEIIESEQVVKIIRMWTHYE, encoded by the coding sequence GTGAGTTGGCGTTTAGTTTACACAAAGCAAGCACAAAAAGATGCAAAAAAATTAGCCGCTAGTAACTTGAAAGAACAAGCTGAGGAATTACTCGCCATTCTTGAACAAAACCCTTGGCAAAATCCTCCACCTTATGAAAAGTTAGTTGGCGACTTAATAGGTGCTTATTCTCGCAGGATAAATATACAGCATAGATTAGTATATGAAATCATTGAATCTGAGCAAGTAGTCAAAATAATTCGGATGTGGACACATTATGAGTAA
- a CDS encoding metallophosphoesterase: MKIHVLSDLHLEFQPFNIPDIDADIVVLAGDINLRERGIKWAIENIPNKPAIYVLGNHEYYGSAYPRLVEKLKDYSLGTNVNVLENDLVTIEDVNFLGCSLWTDFKLFGEPRIAGAEANYVMNDYKKIRVSPQYSRLRSIDTAIICKKSVNWLKNTLPSLSGKTVIISHHAPSIKSISFEYKEDILSAAYASNLDDLVAESQALFWIHGHIHHSLDYQIGQTRIICNPRGYPDEPNNYFNPELSIDI, translated from the coding sequence ATGAAAATTCATGTCTTAAGTGATTTACATCTGGAATTTCAGCCCTTTAATATTCCTGATATAGATGCTGATATTGTTGTCTTAGCTGGAGATATTAATTTACGAGAAAGAGGAATTAAATGGGCAATTGAAAACATTCCTAATAAACCAGCTATATATGTATTAGGAAATCATGAATACTATGGTAGTGCATATCCAAGGCTTGTTGAAAAACTCAAAGATTATTCGTTAGGGACTAATGTTAATGTTCTGGAAAATGATTTAGTTACTATTGAAGATGTAAATTTTCTAGGTTGTAGTTTGTGGACTGACTTTAAATTATTTGGTGAGCCACGTATTGCAGGAGCCGAAGCTAATTATGTCATGAATGATTACAAAAAAATTAGAGTAAGTCCACAATATTCAAGATTAAGAAGTATTGATACAGCCATAATTTGTAAAAAGTCAGTGAACTGGTTAAAAAATACATTACCTAGTTTATCTGGTAAAACTGTAATTATTAGCCATCATGCTCCTAGTATAAAATCTATATCTTTTGAATATAAAGAAGATATTTTAAGTGCCGCTTATGCTTCAAATCTAGATGATTTAGTTGCTGAATCTCAAGCATTATTCTGGATTCATGGTCACATTCACCATTCACTAGATTATCAAATTGGACAGACTCGAATTATTTGCAATCCCCGTGGTTATCCAGATGAACCAAATAACTACTTTAATCCTGAATTGTCAATAGATATTTAA
- the gndA gene encoding NADP-dependent phosphogluconate dehydrogenase: MTLQSFGVIGLAVMGENIALNVERNGFPIAVYNRSREKTDAFMAERAPGRNVKAAFTLEEFVAALERPRKILVMVQAGKPVDAVIQQLKPLLSEGDIIIDGGNSWFEDTQRRTEELEPLGLRFLGMGVSGGEEGALNGPSLMPGGTQSSYEYLSPIFNKIAAQVDDGPCVTYVGPGGSGHYVKMVHNGIEYGDMQLIAEAYDLLKNAGGLDHNQLHEVFAEWNTTDELNSFLIEITANIFPYIDPDTSLPLVDLIVDAAGQKGTGRWTVQTALELGVSIPTITAAVNARIISSIKDERIAASKQLTGPSGKYSGTTKEFINKVRDALYCSKICSYAQGMALLSTASKTYNWNLDLGELARIWKGGCIIRAGFLNKIKKAFTENPALPNLLLAPEFKQTILDRQAAWREVIITAAQLGIPVPAFSASLDYFDSYRRDRLPQNLTQAQRDYFGAHTYLRLDKPGSFHTEWVPIEEAKK, translated from the coding sequence ATGACACTACAAAGTTTTGGTGTGATTGGATTAGCCGTTATGGGCGAGAATATCGCTCTCAACGTGGAACGTAATGGTTTTCCAATTGCAGTATACAACCGCTCCCGCGAGAAAACCGATGCTTTCATGGCTGAACGTGCGCCAGGAAGGAACGTTAAAGCGGCCTTTACCTTAGAAGAATTCGTTGCAGCACTAGAACGTCCTCGCAAAATTCTAGTGATGGTGCAAGCTGGTAAACCCGTGGATGCGGTGATTCAACAGCTAAAACCTTTGCTGTCCGAAGGCGATATCATCATTGATGGTGGCAACTCTTGGTTTGAAGATACCCAAAGACGTACCGAAGAATTAGAACCCCTGGGTCTACGGTTTCTCGGTATGGGTGTGAGTGGTGGTGAAGAAGGCGCATTAAACGGCCCTTCTTTGATGCCTGGTGGTACCCAAAGTTCCTATGAGTATCTCTCACCAATTTTCAACAAAATTGCTGCCCAAGTTGATGACGGCCCTTGTGTGACCTACGTCGGCCCTGGTGGTTCCGGTCACTATGTGAAGATGGTACACAACGGCATTGAGTATGGTGACATGCAGCTAATTGCTGAAGCCTACGACTTGCTGAAGAATGCTGGTGGACTTGACCACAATCAACTTCACGAAGTGTTTGCTGAATGGAACACCACCGACGAACTCAATTCATTTTTGATTGAGATTACAGCTAATATCTTCCCTTACATTGACCCAGACACCAGTCTACCTTTAGTAGATTTGATTGTAGACGCAGCAGGTCAAAAGGGTACTGGTCGTTGGACTGTACAAACTGCGTTGGAATTAGGCGTTTCTATTCCTACCATTACAGCAGCTGTAAATGCTCGGATTATCTCTTCAATTAAAGATGAACGGATAGCCGCATCCAAACAACTCACAGGCCCCAGTGGCAAATATAGCGGTACTACCAAAGAGTTTATTAACAAAGTCCGGGATGCGTTATATTGCTCCAAGATTTGTTCTTACGCTCAAGGGATGGCGCTGCTGTCTACTGCTTCCAAAACATATAACTGGAATTTGGATTTGGGCGAATTAGCTCGGATTTGGAAAGGTGGCTGTATTATTCGCGCTGGCTTTTTGAATAAAATTAAAAAGGCATTTACCGAAAATCCTGCATTGCCTAACTTGCTCTTAGCTCCTGAATTTAAGCAAACAATTCTAGACAGACAAGCAGCTTGGCGGGAAGTTATCATTACTGCTGCTCAACTGGGTATTCCTGTCCCAGCTTTTAGTGCATCTTTAGATTATTTTGACAGCTATCGCCGCGATCGCTTGCCCCAAAACCTCACTCAAGCACAACGCGACTACTTCGGCGCACATACCTATCTGCGTCTCGACAAACCCGGTTCTTTCCACACAGAATGGGTTCCCATCGAAGAAGCTAAAAAGTAA
- a CDS encoding Ycf66 family protein, with protein sequence MLAYVLALVVGIGSLLLYVSAFFFPEIHRKNDFIWSGIGLFYALVLWVFAPHISGGLLLGHVASVALLVWFGWQTLSLRRQVTPQLQQTPVPSSEAVKTSLQAQVTKVSLQERLGKLQQSLSSTFGGVKNKVQPPVSKNVPAEKPAVEIVDKTTPIPETAPEEVPVTEAVPEVIPPHPPSPELVEAAQAHPEAESKEPIPVEEIAPDAVLAPPAETPPEPTPPNS encoded by the coding sequence ATGCTGGCATACGTCCTAGCTTTGGTGGTCGGTATTGGTAGTTTATTACTCTACGTATCGGCGTTCTTTTTTCCCGAAATCCATCGCAAGAATGATTTTATTTGGAGTGGCATTGGGCTGTTTTACGCTTTAGTATTATGGGTGTTTGCCCCCCATATTAGCGGCGGATTATTACTAGGCCATGTGGCGAGTGTGGCTCTTTTGGTGTGGTTTGGTTGGCAAACTTTATCACTCCGTCGCCAAGTCACACCACAATTACAACAAACACCTGTACCCAGTTCGGAAGCTGTAAAAACTTCTCTGCAAGCACAGGTGACAAAGGTATCTCTTCAAGAACGCCTTGGTAAACTACAACAAAGTTTGAGTAGCACCTTTGGTGGCGTGAAAAACAAAGTCCAACCACCAGTCAGTAAAAATGTACCAGCAGAGAAACCTGCTGTGGAGATTGTTGACAAAACTACACCCATCCCCGAAACTGCGCCTGAAGAAGTACCTGTAACGGAGGCTGTTCCCGAAGTCATTCCACCCCATCCCCCATCCCCGGAATTGGTGGAAGCCGCGCAAGCACATCCTGAAGCGGAAAGTAAAGAACCCATCCCCGTCGAAGAAATTGCGCCTGATGCGGTGCTTGCTCCCCCGGCGGAAACACCACCAGAACCAACACCGCCAAATAGTTAG
- a CDS encoding DUF4926 domain-containing protein, translating to MSNSTPKLLDIVALTIDLPEYNLLRGQVGTIVEILADGAAFEVEFSDAYGGLRQRNGQTYESVGLRPEQIMVLHFEPASPSSVAEMVTV from the coding sequence ATGAGCAATAGTACACCTAAGTTACTAGATATAGTAGCACTCACAATTGATCTGCCTGAATATAATTTGTTGCGTGGTCAAGTTGGTACGATAGTTGAAATATTAGCGGATGGTGCCGCATTTGAAGTAGAATTTAGCGATGCCTACGGCGGGCTACGCCAACGCAACGGACAAACCTACGAATCAGTTGGTTTACGTCCAGAGCAAATTATGGTTTTACATTTTGAGCCAGCATCACCTAGTTCAGTAGCAGAAATGGTTACAGTATAA
- a CDS encoding DUF6883 domain-containing protein, translated as MLPNAENAVVDIRKLRDYCLNPEHPSGKNKARLFLSILGMTADNAEELRQIILEKVKTQEAVLNLCDEFGQRYTVDFTLEWQDRNATIPTGWIIENNSDFPRLTSCYI; from the coding sequence ATGCTGCCAAATGCTGAAAATGCAGTTGTCGATATTCGTAAATTACGAGATTACTGTCTTAATCCAGAACATCCTTCAGGAAAGAATAAAGCTCGTCTGTTTTTATCAATCTTAGGTATGACTGCTGATAATGCAGAAGAGTTGCGTCAGATTATTTTAGAAAAAGTTAAAACTCAAGAAGCCGTTTTAAATCTATGTGATGAATTTGGACAACGCTATACAGTAGACTTTACTTTAGAATGGCAAGATAGAAATGCAACTATTCCCACTGGTTGGATTATAGAAAATAATTCTGATTTCCCAAGGTTAACAAGTTGCTATATTTAA
- the ileS gene encoding isoleucine--tRNA ligase: protein MTETGSYKDTVNLPKTNFEMRANAIKREPEIQKFWAENQIFERLSQENPGELFILHDGPPYANGSLHIGHALNKILKDIINRYQLLQGRKVRYVPGWDCHGLPIELKVLQNLKSAERQSLTPLQLRQKAKEFALATVDDQRQNFKRYGVWGDWDNPYLTLKPEYEAAQIGVFGQMYLKGYIYRGLKPVHWSPSSKTALAEAELEYPEGHTSRSIYAAFPVTGLAEAVKSVLGEYLPELGVAVWTTTPWTIPGNLAVAVNGELNYAVVEVSRRDAEAQRGFKYLIVAADLVERLAATISAELTVKATFKGKELEHTTYRHPLYDRESPVVVGGDYITTESGTGLVHTAPGHGQEDYIVGQRYGLPILAPVDDNGNFTEEAGQFAGLNVLGDGNQAVIDALTAAGSLLKEEAYAHKYPYDWRTKKPTIFRATEQWFASVAGFREEALKAIASVKWIPAQGENRITPMVAERSDWCISRQRSWGVPIPVFYDEETNEPLLNEETINHVQAIIAEKGSDAWWELSVEELLPESYRNNGKSYRRGTDTMDVWFDSGSSWAAVLKQRPELRYPADIYLEGSDQHRGWFQSSLLTSVAVNGIAPYKTVLTHGFALDEQGRKMSKSEGNVVDPNAIIEGGKNQKSDPAYGADVLRLWVSSVDYSGDVRIGKNIIKQLNDVRGKIRNTARFLLGSLHDFDPEKDAVSFDELPQLDKYMLHRIREVFQEVTEAFESFQFFRFFQTVQNFCVVDLSNFYLDVAKDRLYISAPNAFRRRSCQTVIHIALENLARAIAPVLCHTAEDIWQFLPYKTPYKSVFQAGWVQLDDEWDNPDLGEFWDTLRSLRTDVNKVLEQARIEKMIGSSLEAKALIHIPHKQLGDAIKAFNPTKGNGIDELRYLLLTSQVEVLESPEKLQGLKYTAQTVDWQIGVVNAEGEKCDRCWNYSTHVGESAEHPLLCERCVPALVGEF, encoded by the coding sequence GTGACGGAAACTGGAAGCTACAAAGACACTGTAAATCTACCTAAAACTAATTTTGAAATGCGGGCTAACGCCATCAAGCGTGAACCCGAAATCCAAAAGTTTTGGGCAGAAAATCAAATTTTTGAACGCCTGTCGCAAGAAAATCCAGGCGAATTATTTATACTGCATGATGGGCCTCCCTACGCAAATGGTTCTCTGCATATTGGTCATGCCTTAAATAAAATTCTCAAAGATATTATTAATCGCTACCAGTTGTTACAAGGGCGGAAGGTTCGTTATGTGCCTGGTTGGGACTGTCATGGCTTACCAATTGAACTGAAAGTTTTGCAAAATCTCAAGTCGGCAGAACGGCAGAGTTTAACGCCTTTGCAATTACGGCAAAAGGCGAAGGAATTTGCTTTGGCTACGGTTGATGACCAACGCCAGAATTTTAAACGTTATGGGGTTTGGGGTGACTGGGATAATCCTTATTTGACGCTGAAGCCGGAATATGAGGCGGCGCAAATTGGGGTTTTTGGCCAGATGTATTTGAAAGGATACATCTATCGTGGGTTGAAGCCTGTTCACTGGAGTCCGAGTTCTAAAACAGCTTTGGCTGAGGCGGAGTTGGAATATCCAGAAGGGCATACTTCGCGGAGTATTTATGCGGCGTTCCCTGTGACGGGTTTGGCTGAGGCAGTTAAATCTGTTTTGGGTGAGTATTTGCCAGAGTTGGGTGTGGCTGTGTGGACTACTACTCCTTGGACAATTCCCGGTAACTTGGCGGTGGCGGTTAATGGCGAGTTGAATTACGCGGTTGTGGAGGTTTCACGCAGAGACGCAGAGGCGCAGAGAGGGTTTAAATACCTGATTGTGGCGGCGGATTTGGTGGAACGGTTGGCGGCGACTATCTCGGCTGAGTTGACGGTGAAGGCTACTTTTAAGGGTAAGGAGTTAGAACATACTACTTACCGTCATCCTTTATATGACAGGGAAAGTCCGGTGGTTGTAGGTGGTGACTATATCACTACTGAGTCAGGTACTGGGTTAGTACATACTGCCCCTGGTCACGGTCAAGAAGACTACATTGTGGGTCAGCGTTACGGTTTGCCGATTCTTGCGCCAGTGGATGATAACGGCAACTTTACCGAGGAAGCGGGACAGTTTGCGGGGTTGAATGTGTTGGGTGATGGGAATCAGGCAGTAATTGATGCGCTGACGGCGGCGGGTTCGCTGTTGAAGGAGGAGGCTTACGCCCATAAGTATCCTTACGACTGGCGGACGAAGAAACCAACGATTTTCCGGGCTACTGAACAGTGGTTTGCTTCGGTGGCGGGATTTCGGGAGGAAGCATTAAAGGCGATCGCATCGGTAAAATGGATACCAGCCCAAGGTGAAAATCGTATCACGCCAATGGTGGCGGAACGTTCTGATTGGTGTATCTCTCGTCAGCGTTCTTGGGGTGTGCCAATTCCGGTATTCTATGATGAGGAAACGAATGAACCTCTGTTAAATGAGGAAACTATCAACCACGTTCAAGCCATCATCGCTGAGAAAGGTTCTGATGCTTGGTGGGAATTGTCGGTAGAGGAATTATTACCAGAATCTTATCGCAACAATGGCAAGTCTTACCGCAGAGGTACAGACACAATGGATGTGTGGTTTGATTCTGGTTCATCTTGGGCGGCTGTACTTAAGCAACGTCCAGAGTTACGCTACCCCGCCGATATATATTTGGAAGGTTCCGACCAACATCGCGGTTGGTTTCAGTCGAGTTTGCTGACTAGTGTAGCGGTAAATGGCATTGCACCTTATAAAACTGTTTTAACTCACGGCTTTGCTTTGGATGAACAAGGTCGGAAAATGAGTAAATCAGAAGGAAATGTGGTTGATCCCAATGCCATCATTGAAGGCGGGAAAAATCAAAAATCAGACCCAGCTTATGGTGCAGATGTATTGCGATTGTGGGTATCTTCGGTAGACTACTCCGGTGATGTCCGCATTGGGAAAAATATCATCAAGCAGCTTAACGATGTGCGCGGTAAGATTCGCAATACGGCGCGGTTCTTGTTGGGAAGTTTGCATGATTTTGACCCCGAAAAAGATGCTGTATCTTTTGACGAATTACCACAGTTAGATAAATATATGCTGCACCGCATCCGTGAGGTGTTCCAGGAAGTAACAGAAGCGTTTGAAAGTTTCCAATTCTTCCGGTTCTTCCAAACTGTGCAGAATTTCTGCGTGGTGGATTTATCTAACTTCTATTTAGATGTAGCGAAAGATAGACTGTATATCAGTGCGCCGAATGCTTTCCGTCGCCGCAGTTGTCAGACAGTGATACACATCGCTTTAGAAAATTTAGCACGAGCGATCGCACCTGTTCTCTGCCATACTGCGGAAGATATCTGGCAATTTCTCCCCTATAAAACACCTTACAAATCAGTGTTTCAAGCTGGTTGGGTGCAGTTAGATGATGAATGGGATAATCCAGACTTAGGGGAATTTTGGGATACTCTGCGTTCACTCCGCACCGATGTTAACAAAGTTCTGGAACAAGCCAGGATAGAAAAAATGATTGGTTCTTCCCTGGAAGCTAAAGCTTTGATTCATATCCCTCACAAACAGTTAGGTGATGCAATCAAAGCTTTTAACCCAACCAAGGGTAATGGTATTGATGAATTGCGGTATTTATTGCTGACATCTCAGGTGGAAGTATTAGAGTCGCCGGAGAAATTGCAAGGATTAAAATACACCGCGCAAACCGTAGACTGGCAAATTGGGGTAGTGAATGCAGAAGGCGAAAAATGCGATCGCTGCTGGAACTACTCAACTCATGTGGGAGAATCAGCAGAGCATCCCTTATTGTGCGAAAGGTGCGTTCCCGCCTTAGTTGGTGAGTTTTAA
- a CDS encoding Uma2 family endonuclease produces the protein MNTQSPVTTDFLGMVLKMQPNIIVSDEQLFDFCQVNRDFRIERNHLGELLIMPPTGAETDERNFNLTGQLWIWTKQDGTGVGFGSSGGFTLPNGAVRSPDAAWIKKARWETIPVEQRKKFAPICPEFVVELRSETDNLKTLQEKMAEYIANGTELGWLIDRKQHKVSIYRPEQAVEELDNPLTLSGENLLPGFVLDLSQIW, from the coding sequence ATGAACACCCAATCACCTGTAACCACAGACTTCTTAGGAATGGTGCTGAAAATGCAACCAAACATCATCGTGAGTGACGAGCAACTTTTTGATTTCTGTCAAGTAAACCGTGATTTTCGCATTGAACGTAATCACCTTGGAGAATTATTGATTATGCCCCCCACAGGCGCAGAAACAGATGAACGCAATTTTAATTTAACTGGTCAATTATGGATATGGACAAAGCAAGATGGTACGGGTGTAGGTTTTGGTTCTAGCGGTGGTTTTACCTTACCTAATGGTGCAGTGCGTTCTCCTGATGCAGCCTGGATAAAAAAAGCCAGATGGGAAACAATACCTGTAGAACAAAGAAAGAAGTTTGCGCCTATTTGTCCTGAATTTGTAGTGGAATTGCGTTCAGAGACAGATAATTTGAAAACATTACAAGAAAAAATGGCAGAGTATATAGCTAATGGTACAGAATTAGGTTGGTTAATAGATAGAAAACAACACAAAGTATCTATTTATCGTCCAGAACAAGCTGTAGAAGAATTAGATAATCCTTTGACATTAAGCGGTGAAAATCTATTACCAGGATTTGTTTTAGATTTAAGTCAAATTTGGTAA
- a CDS encoding ParA family protein, whose product MGYVIATANMKGGVGKTTLTVNLATCLAKNYGKKVLVLDLDTQISATLSLMSPLDFAKRRKQRLTFRYLIDDVINPDPNSKLTINDIIQPQICGLSELSLLPGDIDLYDEFVVSEMLHKQTVAFGEQNFENVWNRFERVLINNILKPVRDEYDFILLDCAPGYNLLTRSALAASDFYILPAKPEPLSVVGIQLLERRIGQLKDSHEHEAKINIKMLGIVFSMCNTNLLTGRYYKQVMHRVVEDFGVEQICKAQIPVDINVAKAVDSFMPAVLNAPQSAGSKAFLQLTQELLQKL is encoded by the coding sequence ATGGGATATGTAATTGCTACTGCAAATATGAAAGGCGGTGTAGGGAAAACGACTCTCACCGTCAACTTAGCTACTTGTTTGGCGAAAAATTACGGTAAAAAGGTACTGGTATTAGACTTAGATACCCAAATTAGCGCCACACTTAGTCTGATGTCGCCTTTAGACTTTGCCAAGCGGCGCAAACAAAGACTGACATTTAGATATTTAATCGATGATGTCATTAATCCAGATCCTAACAGCAAGCTGACAATTAACGATATTATCCAACCTCAAATTTGTGGACTTAGCGAACTAAGTTTATTACCGGGTGATATCGATTTATATGATGAGTTTGTTGTCTCAGAAATGCTGCACAAACAAACGGTTGCTTTTGGTGAACAAAACTTTGAAAATGTCTGGAACCGTTTTGAAAGAGTATTGATAAATAACATTTTAAAACCAGTGCGTGATGAGTATGATTTTATTCTGTTAGATTGCGCTCCTGGTTATAATTTGCTGACTCGCAGTGCTTTAGCTGCTAGTGATTTTTACATCCTCCCTGCCAAGCCAGAACCTTTATCTGTAGTGGGAATTCAACTTTTAGAAAGACGCATTGGCCAGTTAAAAGATAGTCATGAACATGAAGCGAAAATAAATATCAAAATGCTGGGAATTGTTTTTAGTATGTGCAATACTAATTTACTGACTGGCAGATATTATAAACAAGTTATGCACCGAGTTGTGGAAGATTTTGGTGTAGAACAAATTTGTAAGGCACAAATCCCCGTTGATATTAATGTGGCGAAGGCTGTTGATAGTTTTATGCCTGCTGTTTTAAATGCACCTCAATCTGCTGGTTCTAAAGCATTTTTGCAGTTAACTCAAGAATTGTTGCAGAAGTTGTAG